The DNA segment CTTCGTCGATCACGATGTAGGTGACTGCCGGAGGTTTTCCCGCGACTCTGTGTAAGGTTTCGGTAAATTCTTTTACGATTTCTTCTTTTTGTTTCCGAGTGAGAGGACCGG comes from the Leptospira sp. WS92.C1 genome and includes:
- a CDS encoding 4-oxalocrotonate tautomerase family protein produces the protein MPYVNLQVAGPLTRKQKEEIVKEFTETLHRVAGKPPAVTYIVIDEVSRENWAAGGKLLE